In the genome of Streptomyces sp. P3, the window CGCCATCGGATCCCGCCCGTACATGCGGGCGCCGACGACGTGTTCGGTGAATTCGGCGTCGGTCCGGTGGATCACGGCCACGTCGAGGTCGCCTGGCTGCAGCGCGCCTCGGGCGTAGGAACCGAAGACATAGACCTCGTCTACGAGGTCGAGGGGGCGACTGCCTGCGTCCAGATTGTCGAGCATCTTGTGGAGCATCTCCGTTGCCCGTTCACGTTTCACTTGGGCTCCCTTGCCGCCCGCGACCACTGCTTGGACCTTAGGGGCCACAAGCCAAGGCGAGAGCGCTCTGCAGAGTGAATCCACAAGCGCCCCCGCGCTGGTTGCCTATGGCGGGGGCCTCATCGGCATTCAGCGAGAGTAAGCCCCGGTGAAACGGACAGGCGCGGTACGGTGCGAGTGTGGCCCTGCGGCATCCCCCGTCCGCAGGGCCACACAGCTGTTCGCGCGCGTGAGTGTGCTGGTCAGCGACTTCGGTTCGCCTGAGGTCTGGCGACGGTCGTCGCGATGGCCGGTGCGGTAGCGGTGAGACGCGGAGGCTGCCGCTGGACGCTGGGGCTGAACTGCCGCGTGCCGGTGCCGTGTGCGAGTTCCTCGGCCAGGTCGGCGATCATGGGGGCGGGTGTGTAGGGGGAGGCGTGGATCGTCCAGGTGGGCTGGTCGATGGTGGGGCCGGCCCAGATGGTCCAGGTGGCGAGGGGGCTGTTCGGTTGCTGGGCGGCGAAGGCGTCGAATTGGACACCGGCATCCTGGGAGGCGTTCGTCCAGCGGAGCCAGCGTCCGTCCACGGTGTGTTTCCATCCGGCGTCAGCGAGGGGTCTCGTGGCAGCGGTGACGGTCTTCTCGTCAACGGGGCTCCCCAGGGCGGTGTCCCATCCGTCACCGTCGGCGAGGTGGTTCAGCAGTGCCTGGAGGATGGGGGCGGGGGCAGTGCCCGTGGCGGTCAGGTGCCACATGCGGTCGGACACTGGCGTCTCGTACGCGGCCACGGTCCAGGCGGTTTCGCGGGGGTGGGCTTCGTGGATCCGCTCGATGCGCAGGGTCTGCGATTCGTGGATCGCGTGGGTGGTCTCGTCTGACCAGGTGCGCCACTTCTCCCATTCGCCGTGTGCGGTGAGGAAGGTGTCGAGGAGGGCGTCGTGGTTGCCGGCATCGGCCAGGTAGGCCGCAACTGTCTCGGGCTCCGGGCGGGCCGG includes:
- a CDS encoding DUF317 domain-containing protein produces the protein MTTTLPIDAHVHLDIHPTHPSAVTAALTGTQAHIAHLSLEAADWTVVADNVLVLVRIDHEEPYWAQDAAKHLTAEGITAEITPRLQEAMDEEWTWANYPMPWCTRSEIREVSNEAQKIHDDIRHGQLLIHAHAHDGHTTVAVGTYLGRNGKSVYLHGEDHLRQVADTFDSPAQALLAFEKVHAADMRPGPAPLTDTERAAAEARTPLALTAAKPEPARPEPETVAAYLADAGNHDALLDTFLTAHGEWEKWRTWSDETTHAIHESQTLRIERIHEAHPRETAWTVAAYETPVSDRMWHLTATGTAPAPILQALLNHLADGDGWDTALGSPVDEKTVTAATRPLADAGWKHTVDGRWLRWTNASQDAGVQFDAFAAQQPNSPLATWTIWAGPTIDQPTWTIHASPYTPAPMIADLAEELAHGTGTRQFSPSVQRQPPRLTATAPAIATTVARPQANRSR